In one Nicotiana tomentosiformis chromosome 6, ASM39032v3, whole genome shotgun sequence genomic region, the following are encoded:
- the LOC117274995 gene encoding uncharacterized protein gives MATPKISTGETPYSLVYGSEAVIPIKVGEPSLRYNESGNGNDENKRQDLDEVEKQRDMAYVRMVSQKQQAKHYYNRKVKVRLLKVEDYVLNAKTQAERDLEKEN, from the coding sequence ATGGCGACTCCAAAAATAAGCACGGGAGAAACACCTTACTCCCTAGTCTATGGGTCTGAAGCAGTCATACCGATCAAAGTGGGAGAGCCCAGCCTAAGGTACAATGAGAGCGGCAACGGTAACGACGAGAATAAAAGGCAAGATCTTGATGAAGTCGAAAAACAGAGAGACATGGCGTATGTAAGAATGGTATCACAAAAGCAACAAGCAAAACACTACTACAACAGAAAGGTCAAGGTACGGTTACTCAAAGTCGAAGACTACGTGCTCAATGCCAAGACCCAAGCAGAAAGAGACCTTGAGAAGGAAAATTAG